The following proteins come from a genomic window of Mycobacterium sp. DL:
- the panD gene encoding aspartate 1-decarboxylase: protein MLRTMLKSKIHRATVTQADLHYVGSVTVDADLMAAADLLEGEQVTIVDVDNGARLVTYVITGEPGSGVIGINGAAAHLIHPGDLVILIAYGTMEDAEARAYRPRVVFVDADNRQIDLGDDPARVPADASGLMSPR from the coding sequence ATGTTACGAACCATGCTGAAGTCGAAGATCCACCGCGCCACCGTCACTCAGGCCGATCTGCACTACGTCGGATCGGTGACTGTGGACGCCGACCTGATGGCTGCGGCCGATCTGCTCGAAGGTGAGCAGGTGACCATCGTCGACGTCGACAATGGCGCGCGATTGGTCACGTATGTGATCACCGGTGAGCCGGGTAGCGGTGTGATCGGGATCAACGGCGCCGCAGCGCATCTGATACATCCCGGCGATCTGGTGATTCTGATCGCCTACGGGACCATGGAGGATGCCGAAGCCCGGGCGTATCGGCCGCGGGTGGTTTTTGTCGACGCCGACAACAGGCAGATCGACCTCGGTGACGATCCCGCGCGGGTGCCTGCGGACGCCTCCGGCCTGATGTCGCCGAGGTGA
- the folP gene encoding dihydropteroate synthase produces MGVVNVTDDSFSDGGLFLDRDRAIAHGVELVAQGAAIVDIGGESTRPGATRVAPEVETSRVLPVVKELAQQGITISIDTMHAGVASAALENGATLVNDVSGGRADPDMARVVADAGVPWVLMHWRSVGSDRPHDVPVYGDVVGEVRDELMAGVDAAVRAGVDPAKLIIDPGLGFAKTAQHNWALLSALPEFVATGIPILVGASRKRFLGSLLAGPDGDPRPPSGRETATAVISALAGWHRVWGVRVHDVRASADALAVVTAWRTAGG; encoded by the coding sequence ATGGGGGTCGTCAACGTCACCGATGACTCGTTCTCCGACGGGGGCCTGTTCCTCGACCGCGATCGTGCGATCGCACATGGTGTCGAACTCGTCGCCCAAGGCGCCGCCATCGTCGACATCGGTGGTGAGTCGACGCGTCCGGGTGCCACCCGGGTGGCACCTGAGGTCGAGACGTCCCGGGTGCTTCCCGTCGTCAAAGAACTTGCCCAGCAAGGGATCACGATCAGCATCGACACCATGCACGCGGGTGTCGCGAGCGCGGCGCTGGAGAACGGCGCGACGCTCGTCAACGACGTGTCCGGTGGCAGGGCGGACCCGGACATGGCGAGAGTGGTCGCCGATGCCGGGGTGCCCTGGGTGTTGATGCACTGGCGGTCGGTGGGCAGTGACCGACCGCACGACGTGCCCGTCTACGGCGACGTGGTCGGGGAGGTCCGTGACGAACTGATGGCCGGCGTGGATGCCGCAGTGCGCGCCGGGGTGGACCCGGCCAAGTTGATCATCGATCCCGGACTCGGATTCGCCAAGACCGCACAGCACAATTGGGCGCTGCTCAGTGCGCTGCCCGAGTTCGTCGCGACCGGGATCCCGATTCTGGTCGGTGCCTCCCGGAAACGGTTCCTGGGCTCTCTGCTGGCCGGGCCGGACGGCGATCCCAGGCCGCCGTCCGGTCGGGAGACGGCCACCGCGGTGATCTCGGCGCTGGCGGGGTGGCATCGGGTGTGGGGTGTCCGGGTGCACGACGTCCGTGCATCGGCAGACGCGCTCGCCGTGGTCACGGCGTGGCGCACGGCAGGGGGTTGA
- the panC gene encoding pantoate--beta-alanine ligase, whose translation MVTRNSPKFSAGQLNVFSRPREVFEVTRALRATGRRIMLVPTMGALHEGHLTLIRAAKRVQGAVVVVSIFVNPLQFGAGEDLDAYPRTLDDDLAALRAEGVEIVFTPTADDMYPDGARTTVVPGALGAELEGASRPTHFAGMLTVVLKLLNAVAPDRAFFGEKDYQQLTLIRQMVIDLNLDVAVVGVPIVRESDGLAMSSRNRYLDPDEREQAGALSAALLAGRYTASMGVSAALDAARAVLDEVPALQVDYLEVRDPMLGPAPAEGAGRMLIAARLGRTRLLDNIAIDIGAAAGIDGHPRVASTESHELPWRN comes from the coding sequence ATGGTGACCCGCAACTCCCCGAAGTTCAGCGCCGGTCAGCTCAACGTGTTCTCGCGACCGCGCGAGGTATTCGAGGTGACCCGGGCGTTGCGGGCCACCGGGCGCCGCATCATGTTGGTACCGACGATGGGCGCCCTGCACGAGGGACATCTGACGTTGATCCGTGCCGCCAAACGGGTACAGGGTGCCGTCGTGGTGGTGTCGATCTTCGTCAACCCGTTGCAATTCGGCGCCGGTGAGGACCTCGACGCATATCCGCGCACCCTCGACGACGACCTGGCCGCGCTGCGCGCCGAGGGGGTCGAGATCGTGTTCACCCCGACGGCGGACGACATGTACCCCGACGGAGCCCGCACCACCGTGGTGCCGGGTGCGCTCGGCGCGGAACTCGAAGGGGCCTCGCGGCCAACACATTTTGCGGGGATGCTCACCGTGGTCCTGAAACTGCTCAACGCTGTGGCTCCGGACCGCGCCTTCTTCGGCGAGAAGGACTACCAGCAGTTGACGCTGATCCGGCAGATGGTCATCGACCTGAACCTCGACGTCGCGGTCGTCGGCGTGCCCATCGTGCGGGAGTCCGACGGCCTGGCGATGTCGTCGCGGAACCGCTACCTCGATCCCGACGAACGCGAGCAGGCGGGCGCACTGTCGGCGGCGTTGCTCGCGGGGAGGTACACGGCGTCGATGGGGGTGTCGGCCGCACTGGACGCTGCCCGGGCGGTGCTCGACGAGGTGCCCGCCCTGCAGGTCGACTACCTGGAGGTTCGTGACCCGATGCTGGGGCCGGCACCTGCGGAGGGAGCGGGCCGGATGCTGATTGCGGCCAGGCTCGGGCGTACCCGCCTCCTCGACAACATCGCGATCGACATCGGCGCGGCGGCCGGCATCGACGGTCATCCGCGCGTCGCGTCCACCGAGAGCCATGAATTGCCCTGGAGGAACTGA
- a CDS encoding DUF6779 domain-containing protein, which translates to MTDPTRGARIRRGARRPGWILMTVLLVLAIGASSALVFTNRVELLKLAVILALWAAVVAAFVSVIYRRQSDSDQAKVRDLKLVYDLQLDREISARREYELAVETQLRRELASELRSQSSDEVSALRAELAALRANLEFLFDTDLSHRQAIETDRTSGRVFGEWAGADTAGRVSSSRIDTEEVDEDDAHAPDTEESPIIDVPAEPHPPEDDRVSAVDDAGGVHRRFSEQAPGRTHRADEASARQRPSPPPPPPPPPQSAPPEPHYPWLPPPAPRPRAPEPTPATTNWQPAPAEGQWIPPGAPGSNWVAPPRANGSVEGTHDEYVGRRRAPDAGSPPPSSSPPPPSSSPPPPPPSEPPLPPEPPRGRHYGGPQENPQATTPPPPPAGQDEPEDSDGGAHTGGQSVAELMARLQASPSGGGGRRRRED; encoded by the coding sequence ATGACCGATCCGACCCGCGGCGCGCGCATTCGGCGCGGCGCCCGTCGGCCGGGTTGGATCCTGATGACGGTGTTGCTGGTGCTTGCGATCGGGGCGAGTTCGGCGCTGGTTTTCACCAATCGTGTCGAGTTGCTGAAGCTTGCCGTCATCCTGGCGCTGTGGGCTGCGGTCGTGGCCGCGTTCGTGTCGGTGATCTACCGCAGGCAGAGCGACAGCGACCAGGCGAAGGTGCGGGATCTCAAGCTGGTGTACGATCTGCAGCTGGACCGTGAGATCTCGGCACGGCGGGAGTACGAGCTCGCCGTCGAGACCCAGTTGCGCCGCGAGCTCGCCTCGGAACTGCGCTCACAATCGTCCGACGAGGTGTCGGCGCTGCGAGCCGAATTGGCCGCGCTGCGGGCGAATCTGGAGTTCCTGTTCGACACCGACCTGTCCCATCGGCAGGCGATCGAAACCGACAGGACCAGCGGCCGGGTCTTCGGTGAATGGGCCGGCGCGGACACAGCGGGACGGGTCAGCAGCAGTCGGATCGACACCGAAGAGGTCGACGAGGACGACGCCCACGCCCCCGACACCGAGGAGAGCCCGATCATCGACGTTCCGGCCGAACCGCATCCTCCCGAGGACGACCGGGTGTCGGCGGTCGACGACGCGGGGGGCGTCCACCGCAGGTTCTCCGAGCAGGCTCCGGGCAGGACCCATCGGGCCGACGAGGCGTCCGCACGTCAGCGCCCATCGCCGCCACCCCCGCCACCACCGCCGCCGCAGAGCGCCCCGCCCGAGCCGCACTACCCGTGGCTGCCCCCGCCTGCGCCGCGCCCGCGTGCGCCCGAACCGACACCGGCGACGACCAACTGGCAGCCGGCTCCTGCTGAGGGACAGTGGATTCCGCCCGGCGCGCCAGGCAGCAACTGGGTGGCGCCACCGAGAGCCAACGGCAGCGTGGAGGGCACCCACGACGAATACGTGGGCAGACGGCGGGCACCCGATGCCGGCTCACCGCCACCATCGTCGAGCCCACCGCCACCATCGTCGAGCCCACCGCCACCACCGCCGTCCGAACCGCCACTGCCGCCCGAACCGCCTCGCGGTAGGCACTACGGCGGCCCCCAGGAGAACCCCCAGGCGACGACGCCCCCGCCCCCGCCCGCCGGCCAGGACGAGCCGGAGGATTCCGACGGCGGCGCCCACACCGGAGGACAGTCGGTCGCCGAGTTGATGGCGCGACTGCAGGCGTCGCCGTCCGGAGGCGGTGGACGCAGGCGTCGCGAGGATTGA
- the folK gene encoding 2-amino-4-hydroxy-6-hydroxymethyldihydropteridine diphosphokinase: MTAVVLSIGSNLGDRLARLQSVVDGLDGTVVAVSPVYETDAWGGVDQGPFLNAVVLGDDPELNPHGWLRRAHQLEDAAQRVRAQRWGPRTLDVDLVSCRDSDGEVTVHDDVLTLPHPYAHVRAFVLAPWLAVDPQATLTVAGRVSSIAHLLDDVDPAERAGVRLTGQALRLGDGS, translated from the coding sequence GTGACGGCAGTGGTGTTGTCCATCGGTTCGAACCTCGGTGACCGGTTGGCGCGGTTGCAGTCGGTGGTGGACGGCCTCGACGGCACGGTGGTGGCGGTGTCACCGGTGTACGAGACCGATGCATGGGGTGGCGTCGATCAGGGACCCTTTCTCAATGCCGTTGTCCTCGGCGATGATCCGGAGTTGAATCCGCACGGTTGGCTGCGTCGCGCCCACCAGCTCGAGGATGCGGCGCAGCGGGTCCGGGCGCAGCGCTGGGGACCCAGGACGCTTGATGTGGACCTGGTCAGCTGCCGCGACTCCGACGGTGAGGTGACGGTGCATGACGACGTCCTGACCCTGCCCCACCCGTACGCGCACGTCCGGGCGTTCGTGCTTGCGCCGTGGTTGGCAGTCGATCCGCAGGCCACGTTGACCGTCGCCGGCCGGGTGAGCAGCATCGCGCACCTCCTCGACGACGTGGACCCCGCGGAGCGCGCCGGGGTCCGGCTGACGGGGCAGGCGTTGCGCCTGGGCGACGGCAGTTGA
- the folB gene encoding dihydroneopterin aldolase: MADRIELRGLKVRGNHGVFEHERRDGQDFIVDITVWIDLEAAAASDDLADTMDYGALAQRAAAVVAGPPRQLIETVAGEIADDVMADQRVHAVEVVVHKPGAPIPLEFADVAVTARRSRRGGKGAP, encoded by the coding sequence GTGGCTGATCGAATCGAGTTGCGGGGGTTGAAGGTTCGTGGCAACCACGGTGTCTTCGAGCATGAGCGCCGCGACGGCCAGGACTTCATCGTGGACATCACGGTATGGATCGACCTGGAGGCCGCGGCTGCCAGCGACGACCTCGCCGACACCATGGACTACGGCGCGCTGGCACAGCGCGCCGCCGCCGTCGTCGCCGGGCCGCCACGACAGCTGATCGAGACCGTCGCGGGGGAGATCGCCGACGACGTGATGGCCGACCAGCGGGTGCACGCTGTGGAGGTGGTGGTTCACAAGCCGGGCGCGCCCATCCCGCTGGAGTTCGCCGACGTCGCCGTGACGGCCCGCCGGTCACGCCGTGGCGGTAAGGGAGCCCCGTGA
- a CDS encoding DUF2520 domain-containing protein, whose translation MLQPPAGGSAPHDGLRPARLTIGVISAGRVGTALGHALERAEHVVVGCSAVSNASRQRAQRWLPDTPVLPVDEVAGRAELLLLAVPDAELPALVAGLAATGAVRANTIVVHTSGANGIGVLAPLAEQGCIALAIHPAMTFAGSDEDIDRLRGTCFGITAADEIGYAVAQSLVLEIGGEPFRVREDARTLYHAALAHSSNHVVTLMLDAVEALRTALQGQELLGQELVGDTPGGIAERIIGPLARASLDNALQRGQAALTGPVARGDAAAVAGHLQALTEVNPDLAQAYRMNSWRTAQRANAPDAVFEVLTEAGRPW comes from the coding sequence ATGCTGCAGCCCCCCGCCGGCGGGAGCGCCCCGCACGACGGACTCCGTCCCGCCCGGCTCACGATCGGCGTGATCTCCGCCGGGCGCGTGGGCACCGCTCTCGGGCACGCACTGGAACGCGCAGAGCACGTCGTCGTCGGCTGCAGCGCGGTCTCTAATGCCTCCCGGCAGCGCGCCCAGCGATGGCTCCCCGACACCCCGGTGCTCCCGGTCGACGAGGTGGCCGGCCGGGCCGAGCTGCTGCTGCTGGCCGTTCCCGATGCTGAGTTGCCGGCGCTGGTGGCCGGTCTGGCCGCCACCGGGGCGGTGCGCGCGAACACCATTGTCGTGCACACTTCGGGCGCCAACGGGATCGGTGTGCTGGCGCCGTTGGCCGAGCAGGGATGCATCGCGCTGGCGATCCACCCGGCGATGACGTTCGCCGGGTCGGACGAGGACATCGACCGGCTGCGCGGCACGTGTTTCGGTATCACCGCCGCCGACGAGATCGGATACGCCGTGGCCCAGTCGCTGGTGCTCGAGATCGGTGGCGAGCCGTTCCGCGTCCGCGAGGACGCCCGCACCCTCTACCACGCGGCGTTGGCGCATTCGAGCAATCACGTCGTGACCCTGATGCTCGACGCGGTCGAGGCGCTGCGGACGGCACTGCAGGGCCAGGAGCTGCTGGGCCAGGAGCTCGTCGGTGACACACCCGGGGGGATCGCCGAGCGGATCATCGGCCCACTGGCCCGCGCGTCGCTGGACAACGCGCTGCAGCGCGGCCAGGCTGCTCTGACCGGTCCGGTGGCCCGTGGCGACGCCGCCGCCGTCGCGGGTCATCTTCAGGCGTTGACCGAGGTGAATCCTGATCTCGCGCAGGCGTACCGGATGAACTCGTGGCGCACGGCGCAACGTGCGAACGCCCCGGATGCGGTGTTCGAGGTGCTGACGGAAGCAGGACGGCCATGGTGA
- a CDS encoding DUF3180 domain-containing protein yields MGPTSRRDLVVAVAGTAVVGYLLVRATYRYFPPITGWTGVSLLGVAVALAGWGVYVRARIGEGAIGVGAGRLHPIAVARSVLIAKASAWMGSVVLGWWLAVVVYLLPRRSTLRVAAEDMPGAVVAGLCALALVVAALWLQHCCRSPDEPPENADSAPG; encoded by the coding sequence ATGGGGCCGACCAGTAGGCGCGATCTGGTTGTCGCGGTGGCGGGCACCGCGGTGGTGGGGTATCTGCTGGTGCGCGCCACCTATCGGTACTTCCCGCCGATCACCGGGTGGACAGGGGTGTCGCTGCTGGGTGTCGCCGTTGCGCTCGCAGGTTGGGGGGTCTACGTCCGGGCCAGGATCGGTGAGGGCGCGATCGGGGTCGGTGCGGGCCGGCTGCATCCGATCGCGGTGGCGCGGTCGGTGCTGATCGCCAAGGCGTCGGCGTGGATGGGCAGTGTCGTGCTCGGGTGGTGGCTGGCCGTGGTGGTCTACCTGCTGCCGCGACGCAGCACGTTGCGGGTGGCCGCCGAGGACATGCCGGGCGCCGTGGTCGCCGGGTTGTGTGCGCTCGCGCTGGTCGTCGCGGCCCTCTGGTTACAGCATTGCTGCAGGTCGCCCGACGAGCCGCCGGAGAACGCCGATTCGGCGCCCGGCTGA
- a CDS encoding type III pantothenate kinase, with protein sequence MLLAIDVRNTHTVVGLISGAGDHAKVFHHWRIRTEAEVTADELALTIDGLIGDDAEHLTGAAGLSTVPSVLHEVRLMLEQYWPSVPHVLIEPGVRTGIPLLVDNPKEVGADRIVNCLAAYHRFQTAAIVVDFGSSICVDVVSAKGEFLGGAIAPGVQVSSDAAAARSAALRRVELTRPRSVVGKNTVECMQAGAVFGFAGLVDGLVKRVREDVDGFGAHDDVAVVATGHGAPMVLDDVRSVEHYDRHLTLDGLRLVFERNRDGQRGKLRQAR encoded by the coding sequence GTGCTCCTCGCGATAGACGTCCGCAACACCCACACCGTCGTCGGTCTGATCTCGGGGGCCGGCGATCACGCAAAGGTGTTCCACCACTGGCGTATTCGTACCGAAGCCGAGGTGACTGCCGACGAACTGGCGCTCACCATCGACGGCCTGATCGGTGACGACGCCGAGCACCTCACCGGCGCCGCGGGTCTGTCGACGGTGCCGTCGGTGTTGCATGAGGTGCGCCTGATGCTCGAGCAGTACTGGCCGTCGGTACCCCATGTGCTGATCGAACCCGGGGTCCGCACGGGTATCCCGCTGCTGGTCGACAACCCCAAGGAGGTGGGTGCCGACCGCATTGTCAATTGCCTTGCGGCGTATCACAGATTCCAGACGGCGGCCATCGTGGTGGACTTCGGTTCGTCGATCTGTGTGGACGTGGTGTCGGCCAAGGGGGAGTTCCTCGGCGGGGCCATCGCACCCGGCGTGCAGGTGTCCTCCGACGCCGCGGCGGCCCGCTCGGCGGCTCTGCGACGCGTCGAACTGACCAGGCCCCGTTCGGTCGTCGGCAAGAACACCGTCGAATGCATGCAGGCGGGCGCGGTGTTCGGATTCGCCGGGCTCGTCGACGGTCTGGTGAAGCGGGTGCGCGAGGACGTCGACGGGTTCGGGGCCCACGACGATGTCGCCGTCGTCGCGACCGGACACGGCGCGCCGATGGTGCTCGACGACGTGCGCAGCGTCGAGCACTACGACCGCCATCTGACGCTGGACGGACTGCGACTGGTGTTCGAGCGCAACCGCGATGGTCAGCGGGGGAAGTTGCGCCAGGCCCGCTGA
- the folE gene encoding GTP cyclohydrolase I FolE, with protein MTRSHNNDSATLTSHEFDQERAERAVRELLIAVGEDPDRHGLADTPARVARAYREMFAGLYTDPDTVLNTTFDEQHDELVLVKEIPMYSTCEHHLVAFHGVAHVGYIPGIDGRVTGLSKIARLVDLYAKRPQVQERLTAQIADALMRKLDPRGAIVVIEAEHLCMAMRGVRKPGATTTTSAVRGQFKHDNASRAEALDLILRR; from the coding sequence ATGACGCGGTCGCACAACAATGATTCGGCCACGCTGACCAGCCATGAGTTCGATCAGGAGCGCGCCGAGCGGGCCGTTCGCGAGTTGCTGATCGCGGTCGGTGAGGATCCCGACCGGCATGGTCTGGCGGACACACCGGCCCGGGTGGCCCGCGCATACCGCGAGATGTTCGCGGGCCTGTACACCGATCCGGATACCGTGCTGAACACCACCTTCGACGAACAGCACGACGAATTGGTGTTGGTCAAAGAGATCCCGATGTACTCCACCTGCGAGCACCACCTGGTGGCGTTCCACGGGGTGGCCCACGTCGGCTACATCCCGGGGATCGACGGCCGGGTCACCGGCCTGTCCAAGATCGCCCGCCTGGTGGATCTCTACGCCAAGCGGCCACAGGTCCAGGAACGGCTGACCGCGCAGATCGCCGACGCGTTGATGCGCAAGCTCGACCCGCGCGGTGCCATCGTGGTGATCGAGGCCGAGCACCTGTGCATGGCCATGCGGGGGGTGCGCAAGCCCGGTGCGACGACGACCACGTCCGCGGTGCGCGGACAGTTCAAGCACGACAACGCCTCTCGGGCCGAGGCTCTGGATCTGATCCTGAGAAGGTGA
- the ftsH gene encoding ATP-dependent zinc metalloprotease FtsH, with protein MNRKNVIRTLTVIAVVLLLGWSFFYFSDDTRGHEAVPTSVAIAQIEADNVNEAQIDDREQQVRLELKSGNDDTSGNTQIISKYPTGYGVTLFEALEAKNAKVNTVVNQSSMLGTLLIYMLPLLLLVFLFVMFSRMQSGGRMGFGFGKSKAKQLSKDMPKTTFADVAGVDEAVEELYEIKDFLQNPTRYQALGAKIPKGVLLYGPPGTGKTLLARAVAGEAGVPFFTISGSDFVEMFVGVGASRVRDMFEQAKQNSPCIIFVDEIDAVGRQRGAGMGGGHDEREQTLNQLLVEMDGFGERQGVILIAATNRPDILDPALLRPGRFDRQIPVSSPDLAGRRAVLKVHSQGKPIAEDADLDGLAKRTVGMSGADLANVINEAALLTARENGTVITGAALEEAVDRVVGGPRRKGRIISEHEKKITAYHEGGHTLAAWAMPDIEPIYKVTILARGRTGGHAMAVPEDDKGLMTRSEMIARLVFAMGGRAAEELVFREPTTGASSDIDQATKIARAMVTEYGMSSKLGAVRYGTEHGDPFLGRTMGTQADYSHEVAQIIDDEVRKLIEAAHTEAWEILTEYRDVLDILAGELLEKETLHRVELQAIFGDVKKRPRLTMFDDFGGRVPSDKPPIKTPGELAIERGEPWPKPVPEPAFKTAIAQASKAAAEAAPKNGTNGAGGNGASGNGPTQPDYGAPAGWHAPGWPPPHGAPPQPQQQPQPQGYWYPPPPPAGWQGGPQTPAPYPGYPPYQQPYPQPGQPGPEGGAPAPGPKGEPDHESGKHRDRADPPNRG; from the coding sequence GACGACACCCGCGGGCACGAAGCTGTCCCCACGTCGGTCGCCATCGCACAGATCGAGGCCGACAACGTCAACGAAGCCCAGATCGACGACCGCGAACAGCAGGTGCGCCTCGAGCTGAAGAGCGGCAACGACGACACATCGGGCAACACCCAGATCATCAGCAAGTACCCCACGGGGTACGGGGTCACGCTGTTCGAGGCGCTGGAAGCCAAGAACGCGAAGGTCAACACCGTCGTCAACCAGAGCAGCATGCTCGGCACGCTGCTGATCTACATGCTGCCGCTGCTGCTGCTGGTCTTCCTCTTCGTGATGTTCTCCCGGATGCAGTCCGGTGGGCGGATGGGGTTCGGCTTCGGCAAGTCGAAGGCCAAACAGCTCTCCAAGGACATGCCGAAGACCACGTTCGCCGACGTCGCCGGCGTCGACGAAGCGGTCGAGGAGCTCTACGAGATCAAGGACTTCCTGCAGAACCCGACCCGCTATCAGGCGCTCGGCGCCAAGATCCCCAAGGGCGTGCTGCTCTACGGCCCTCCCGGCACCGGCAAGACGCTGCTGGCGCGCGCGGTCGCCGGTGAGGCCGGGGTTCCGTTCTTCACGATCTCCGGCTCGGATTTTGTCGAGATGTTCGTCGGTGTCGGCGCCTCCCGGGTGCGCGACATGTTCGAGCAGGCCAAGCAGAACAGCCCGTGCATCATCTTCGTCGACGAGATCGACGCGGTCGGTAGGCAGCGCGGCGCCGGTATGGGCGGCGGCCACGACGAACGCGAGCAGACGCTCAACCAGCTGCTCGTCGAGATGGACGGCTTCGGCGAACGCCAGGGCGTCATTCTGATCGCGGCCACCAACCGACCCGACATCCTCGATCCGGCGCTGTTGCGCCCGGGCCGCTTCGACCGACAGATCCCGGTGTCCAGCCCCGATCTCGCCGGCCGCCGCGCAGTGCTGAAGGTCCACTCGCAGGGCAAACCGATCGCCGAGGACGCCGATCTCGACGGCCTGGCCAAGCGCACGGTCGGCATGTCCGGTGCCGACCTGGCCAACGTCATCAACGAGGCTGCTCTACTCACGGCACGCGAGAACGGCACCGTCATCACCGGCGCGGCCCTCGAAGAGGCCGTCGACCGGGTCGTCGGTGGGCCGCGCCGCAAGGGCCGCATCATCAGCGAGCACGAGAAGAAGATCACCGCCTACCACGAGGGCGGGCACACGTTGGCGGCCTGGGCGATGCCCGACATCGAGCCGATCTACAAGGTGACGATCCTGGCCCGTGGACGCACCGGTGGACACGCCATGGCTGTCCCCGAGGACGACAAGGGTCTGATGACGCGCTCGGAGATGATCGCGCGCCTGGTCTTCGCCATGGGCGGCCGCGCCGCCGAGGAACTCGTGTTCCGCGAGCCCACCACCGGCGCGTCCTCTGACATCGACCAGGCCACCAAGATCGCCCGGGCGATGGTCACCGAGTACGGCATGAGCTCCAAGCTCGGTGCCGTCCGGTACGGCACCGAGCACGGCGACCCGTTCCTCGGCCGCACGATGGGCACCCAGGCCGACTACAGCCACGAGGTCGCCCAGATCATCGACGACGAGGTCCGCAAGCTCATCGAGGCCGCCCACACCGAGGCGTGGGAGATCCTGACCGAATACCGCGACGTCCTGGACATCCTGGCCGGCGAGTTGCTGGAGAAGGAGACGCTGCACCGCGTCGAACTGCAGGCGATCTTCGGTGACGTGAAGAAGCGGCCGCGTCTGACCATGTTCGACGACTTCGGTGGCCGGGTGCCGTCGGACAAGCCGCCCATCAAGACGCCCGGTGAGCTGGCAATCGAGCGCGGCGAGCCGTGGCCCAAGCCGGTTCCCGAGCCCGCCTTCAAGACTGCGATCGCGCAGGCGTCGAAGGCGGCCGCCGAAGCGGCCCCCAAGAACGGCACGAACGGCGCGGGTGGCAACGGTGCGTCGGGCAACGGGCCGACGCAGCCCGATTACGGTGCGCCGGCCGGCTGGCACGCGCCCGGATGGCCGCCGCCGCACGGGGCGCCACCGCAGCCGCAGCAGCAGCCGCAGCCTCAGGGGTACTGGTACCCCCCGCCCCCGCCGGCGGGATGGCAGGGCGGTCCGCAGACCCCGGCTCCGTACCCGGGTTATCCGCCGTATCAGCAGCCGTACCCGCAGCCGGGGCAACCCGGTCCAGAGGGCGGTGCGCCTGCGCCCGGCCCGAAGGGCGAGCCCGATCACGAGAGTGGCAAGCACAGAGATCGGGCTGATCCGCCGAACCGCGGTTAG